A genomic stretch from Sphingobacterium sp. ML3W includes:
- a CDS encoding RagB/SusD family nutrient uptake outer membrane protein yields MKFITKYIVPLGLGLTVFSACNKNLLDVTATDRISTEAIETDTAVLEAFIINRYIGEKIISSEADGTNPGFGRGFEYALWSSLSDESMYTNDDNTWLIIRGQLSPENLGAAGSLWARSYRSIRECNYAKKVLTAIQMSSSHKRHLEGELQFIRAFRYHDLIRNFGRVVLMGDTVYGLKDDLSTASLFERKSIQEGMDYVIRELDEAIEKLPLDNNDNSWVTGRATKAAAMALKSRLLLYAASPLYNVGTWAAAAQAAQEVISLNKYSLYTGGYQSLFLTDRNPETIFARYYTKNANHVHLEIANGPNGYGGWGGNTPYQNLVDAYQMKNGLAPLNEDGTVNTASGYDPNNPYVNRDPRFDATILHNGSMYRGRAVETFIPGGQDSREGRDNWNTSKTGYYLRKFMNDAYPLENPWGNAGFQPWNYFRYAEILLNFAEAANEAYGPDMLPAGSSLTARQALNLVRTRPSVEMPEIPVGQSKDEFRKLLRYERRIELAFEEHRFYDVRRWKIANITENMPASGITVTKGNNGLTYTRKEALSGRRFEEKHYWLPIPRAEILSSNGQLEQNPGY; encoded by the coding sequence ATGAAATTTATAACTAAGTATATTGTGCCTTTGGGCTTGGGACTGACAGTCTTCTCCGCCTGCAACAAAAATCTATTGGATGTTACGGCGACAGACAGAATATCGACAGAAGCAATTGAGACAGATACAGCTGTATTGGAAGCTTTTATTATCAACAGATACATCGGTGAAAAAATTATATCAAGTGAGGCCGACGGGACTAATCCGGGGTTTGGACGTGGATTTGAATACGCCCTTTGGTCTTCACTGTCTGATGAATCCATGTATACCAATGATGATAATACTTGGCTCATTATCCGGGGGCAGTTATCGCCTGAAAATTTAGGCGCCGCCGGATCACTTTGGGCCCGTAGCTACCGCAGTATCCGTGAATGTAATTATGCAAAAAAAGTACTGACTGCTATTCAGATGAGTTCTTCACATAAACGGCATCTTGAAGGTGAGCTACAGTTTATCAGGGCATTTCGGTATCACGATCTCATTCGGAACTTTGGCCGGGTTGTCTTGATGGGCGATACCGTGTATGGTTTGAAAGATGACTTAAGTACTGCAAGCCTTTTTGAGCGGAAGTCTATTCAGGAAGGAATGGATTATGTGATAAGAGAATTGGACGAAGCAATTGAAAAACTGCCGCTGGATAACAATGACAACAGCTGGGTTACCGGCCGGGCTACCAAGGCTGCCGCAATGGCATTAAAATCAAGACTACTGCTGTATGCAGCGAGCCCTCTCTATAACGTGGGTACCTGGGCTGCCGCGGCTCAGGCAGCACAAGAGGTGATTTCGCTAAATAAATACAGCCTGTATACGGGCGGATACCAGTCCCTATTTTTGACTGACCGGAATCCGGAAACTATCTTTGCCCGTTATTATACCAAAAATGCTAATCATGTGCATTTAGAGATTGCAAACGGACCGAACGGCTATGGGGGTTGGGGTGGAAATACGCCTTACCAGAATCTGGTGGACGCTTATCAGATGAAAAATGGTCTAGCTCCCTTGAATGAGGATGGAACTGTAAACACTGCTTCAGGATACGATCCCAATAATCCCTATGTCAATCGTGATCCACGCTTTGATGCAACAATCCTACATAATGGTTCGATGTACAGAGGACGCGCGGTTGAAACATTTATACCGGGTGGACAGGATAGCAGGGAGGGCAGGGATAACTGGAACACATCGAAAACCGGTTATTATCTGCGCAAGTTTATGAATGATGCCTATCCGTTGGAAAATCCTTGGGGAAATGCGGGATTTCAACCGTGGAATTATTTTCGTTATGCGGAGATCCTGTTAAATTTTGCGGAGGCGGCTAATGAAGCCTATGGTCCGGATATGCTACCCGCAGGTAGTAGTCTTACAGCTAGACAGGCATTAAATTTAGTTCGGACAAGACCTTCTGTAGAGATGCCTGAAATCCCTGTTGGGCAATCGAAAGATGAATTTAGAAAACTGTTGCGCTACGAACGCCGGATAGAGCTGGCCTTCGAAGAACACCGTTTTTATGACGTAAGAAGATGGAAAATCGCCAACATAACAGAGAATATGCCAGCCTCCGGAATAACGGTGACAAAAGGAAATAATGGGCTTACCTATACGCGAAAAGAAGCATTATCGGGCCGCCGGTTTGAAGAGAAACATTATTGGCTCCCGATACCGCGCGCAGAGATTTTGTCCTCGAACGGACAACTGGAACAAAATCCCGGTTATTAA